CTCGACGGTCACGAGGTGCGCGACCGCGCGGACCATGCCCCGAAACTCGGGGCGGTCCTCCTTGACGACCGTGTGGCCGATGCGCTTGAGGCCCAGCGAACGCAGGGTCTCACGGTGCTGCGGCTTGCCACCGATCTCGGAACGGATCTGGGTCACCTTGAGCTGAGCCATCACGCACCTGCCTTCTCGGCCATCGCGTGCTGCATCGCAGCGGGGACGACGTCGTCGATCGGCAGGCCACGGCGAGCGGCCACGGCCTCCGGACGCTCGAGACCCTGGAGGGCCGCGACCGTCGCGTGGACGATGTTGATCGAGTTGTCGGAGCCCAGGGACTTCGACAGCACGTCGTGGATGCCTGCGCACTCGAGGACGGCGCGCACCGGACCACCGGCGATGACACCGGTACCGGGCGATGCCGGCTTCAGCAGGACGACGCCCGCCGCAGCCTCACCCTGAACGGGGTGCGGGATCGTGCCCTGGATGCGGGGGACGCGGAAGAAGTTCTTCTTCGCCTCCTCGACACCCTTGGCGATGGCTGCGGGAACTTCCTTGGCCTTGCCGTAGCCGACACCGACGGTGCCGTCACCGTCACCGACGACGACGAGGGCGGTGAAGCTGAAGCGACGACCACCCTTGACGACCTTGGCGACACGGTTGATGGTGACGACGTTCTCGACGTACTGGTTGCGCTCTTCCTCGCGGCCGCGGCCGCGGCCGCCGTCACGACGACCGCCATCGCGGCGGTTGTCACGCTGGTTGTTGTCGCGCTCGCCGCCCGTCTGGGCGGTACCGGCGCCTCGACGCTGGGGTCCAGCCATCAGACATTCCTCTTCTCGGCGTTGTTCTGGTTGGTCATCACAGGCTCAGGCCACCTTCGCGGGCGCCGTCGGCGATC
This region of Dermacoccus nishinomiyaensis genomic DNA includes:
- the rpmD gene encoding 50S ribosomal protein L30; translated protein: MAQLKVTQIRSEIGGKPQHRETLRSLGLKRIGHTVVKEDRPEFRGMVRAVAHLVTVEEVD
- the rpsE gene encoding 30S ribosomal protein S5, producing the protein MAGPQRRGAGTAQTGGERDNNQRDNRRDGGRRDGGRGRGREEERNQYVENVVTINRVAKVVKGGRRFSFTALVVVGDGDGTVGVGYGKAKEVPAAIAKGVEEAKKNFFRVPRIQGTIPHPVQGEAAAGVVLLKPASPGTGVIAGGPVRAVLECAGIHDVLSKSLGSDNSINIVHATVAALQGLERPEAVAARRGLPIDDVVPAAMQHAMAEKAGA